One region of Gossypium raimondii isolate GPD5lz chromosome 6, ASM2569854v1, whole genome shotgun sequence genomic DNA includes:
- the LOC105773479 gene encoding senescence/dehydration-associated protein At4g35985, chloroplastic: protein MGCFRGKSSKASHNHPIQPSSTQPVVAYPETKNLKVEPLLQIPGCRVYLMEEGEALELGKGEFTLVRVLEEDVPLATIIKVGEDVQWPLTKDEPVVKLDSFHYLFSLPMKDGNPLSYGVTFSGQYDSRFMSSLDSFLKEHSCFSGATSSGDKHVDWKEYAPRIESYNNVLAKAIAGGTGQIVKGIFKCSNAYTSQVQKGGETILMQAPTASNNGYQSSRTTRKSSGAVNKSLKRVRKLSKMTEKMSKAMLGMVGAASGTVMAPLVSSKPGKAFLSMVPGEVLLASLDAVNKVLDAAEVAEKQAFSATSSAATRMMTDRFGERAGEATEDVLATAGHCAGAAWNIFKIRKAITPRSTATSGVLNNAAKYRSTKSY, encoded by the exons aTGGGGTGTTTCAGGGGAAAAAGTTCCAAAGCTTCCCATAACCATCCCATTCAACCCTCCTCAACTCAACCTGTAGTTGCATACCCAGAAACCAAGAATCTGAAAGTAGAGCCTCTTTTGCAGATTCCAGGATGCAGGGTTTATCTGATGGAGGAAGGAGAAGCCTTGGAACTGGGCAAGGGTGAGTTCACACTTGTGCGGGTATTAGAAGAGGATGTTCCTCTTGCTACCATCATTAAAGTTGGGGAAGATGTTCAATGGCCTTTGACAAAAGATGAGCCGGTTGTGAAGCTTGATTCCTTTCACTACCTCTTTTCCTTGCCCATGAAAGATGGGAATCCTCTGAGTTATGGAGTGACCTTTTCGGGACAATATGATAGCAGGTTCATGAGCTCCTTGGATTCGTTTTTGAAGGAGCATTCATGCTTTTCTGGTGCAACTTCATCCGGGGATAAACATGTGGATTGGAAGGAGTATGCTCCCAGGATCGAATCTTATAACAATGTTTTGGCAAAGGCCATTGCTGGAGGGACCGGTCAGATTGTGAAGGGAATCTTCAAATGCAGCAATGCTTATACTAGCCAG GTTCAGAAAGGAGGAGAAACCATTTTAATGCAAGCTCCTACAGCAAGTAACAATGGTTACCAAAGCAGCAGGACCACTAGGAAGAGTAGTGGAGCTGTCAACAAAAGCCTAAAACG TGTGCGAAAGCTGTCCAAAATGACTGAAAAGATGAGCAAAGCAATGCTGGGCATGGTTGGTGCGGCTAGTGGAACAGTGATGGCACCTTTGGTTAGCTCCAAACCTGGGAAAGCTTTCTTATCCATGGTTCCAGGAGAAGTTCTTTTAGCTTCCCTTGATGCTGTTA ACAAGGTTCTAGATGCAGCAGAGGTTGCTGAAAAGCAAGCTTTTTCTGCAACATCATCTGCAGCAACCAGAATGATGACTGatag GTTTGGTGAAAGAGCTGGGGAGGCGACAGAAGATGTGCTAGCAACAGCAGGGCATTGTGCTGGAGCTGCTTGGAATATATTTAAGATAAGGAAGGCAATCACTCCCAGATCCACTGCCACATCAGGAGTATTGAACAATGCGGCCAAGTATAGAAGCACCAAATCTTATTAG